ACAGGTTCTGCGTCAGAAACTGACGGCGGTTCGAGGAAACCCTATCATCTCGGGCATGTGTGACATGTGGCAAGGGAGGACCATCAGAGTCCCTAAACTGAGGCCCACACTGCTCGGCTGTGACATCATCAAGGTGGACTACACCCTCATGGTGAGTCATCTGTGATGTTATCATGAGAAATGGTGCCATAGGAGGTATTTAAAACTGTAGCTTTTAGTTTTTGATTAAAGAAACTGATTACTTTCCTGAAAGAGTCTAAATGTGAACAGAAATCAGACCATCTGGAGTTAGTTAAAGGTGCTCATTAGGGCTCCACGCTGGGACTCTATCAGGGTTTGTTTTTATGAACAAGCTGAGGAAGAAGTCCAGCTTAACTGAACATTTATGCAGATGAAATATCTGTTTGTTCAAATTCTGAATGGCCAAATAAACCTGAAGACTAAAACAGTAACAGGCCACATAGTGAGATTGAGGCTAAACAATAACCCGATGAAGATCCCTCACGAAGACCCCAGCTGCTGATGGGGTTCCATCGTCTGAAGTTAGATAAAACTTCAAACAGTagaacattaaaataacatCTACCTTACTCCCTCCTTCAGATCTACCTGCACATTCCTGGCAGTGAGAAGCTGATCCTGGAACTGCCTCTGGTCATTGGAACTACCCAGTTCAGTGGGGTCGGCAGCAGAACCAGCAGCATGAGCAGCCAGGCCTCTAGCAGCTGGGCCTCCATCCCCTCACCCCCCCCCAgctacagcaacatccacagggACTTGAGGGTGAATGGCCTCTGCACGCCGCTGCTCCATGATTACGACGGTgctgaggatgatgatgatgatgacggaGGGCTCTTTATGAGAGTTCCTGAAGGGTGCTACCCTCCTCCCCCTGCCTACAGCAAGGTGAGACAGCCCAACCAGCCCTACAGCTTGGTTCACTCTGTCGGATGGTGAACATTCAGAGGAACATCATGAGGTTCAGGTTCAGTTGCGATGATGATTGTCTGATCGATGACCTTCTGTGGTCTTCAGGTTGATCAAGAACCCATTGACCCTCGACAGGCTGTTCCAGTCTTTTGAGCAAAGAAAGAAGGAGGTCACTGTCCCTTTAAGACTGTAGAAGATCCCTTCCTGCTGCCATGAGGGGGCAGACAATGGGTGTGGAGGTACGTTCATCACACGTCCAGTCAAAGACCCAAACTGGCCCATCAGATTTCCACCAGTCACACCAGCTCGCTTTTATACTGGCATCTTTTATATGACTCGGCTTTTAATGACGATGACTTGGCTATTTATGATGACTTGGCCGTTTATAAGGATGACTCGGCTGTTTTTAAGGAGGACTCGGCCGTTTTTAAGGATGACTCGGCCGTTTTTAAGGAGGACTCGGCTGTTTTTAAGGATGACTCGGCCGTTTTTAAGGAGGACTCGGCTGTTTTTAAGGAGGACTCGGCTGTTTTTAAGGAGGACTCGGCTGTTTTTAAGGAGGACTCGGCTGTTTTTAAGGATGACTCGGCCGTTTTTAAGGAGGACTCGGTTGTTTTTAAGGAGGACTCGGCTGTTTTTAAGGATGACTCGGCCGTTTTTAAGGAGGACTCGGCTGTTTTTAAGGAGGACTCGGCTGTTTTTAAGGATGACTCGGCTGTTTTGAAGGAGGACTCGGCTGTTTTTAAGGAGGACTCGGCTGTTTTGAAGGAGGACTCGGCTGTTTTTAAGGAGGACTCGGCTGTTTTTAAGGATGACTCGGCTGTTTTTAAGGAGGACTCGGCTGTTTTTAAGGAGGACTCGGCTGTTTTTAAGGATGACTCGGCCGTTTTTAAGGAGGACTCGGCTGTTTTTAAGGAGGACTCGGCTGTTTTTAAGGAGGACTCGGCTGTTTTTAAGGAGGACTCGGCTGTTTTTAAGGAGGACTCGGCTGTTTTTAAGGAGGACTCGGCTTATGTAACTATGTTAATgttcattaaatgtttttgttgtgaaaattgttttgtaaataCGTGGAATTTTTACTACAGTAACAGGAAGTCGTTTATATTTCATGTATATTTAGTAaattaacagatttttttcatttttgtatacctttaataaactttttcacaacTTATGAACATATTTCATTCTCTGAATCTTTATTGTTCACGCTGATGCTGTTTACAGAGCCTTgcataagtattcacacccccagCCACAAACGTCAGgctattttatttagatttgatgttccagaccaaaacaaaaatacatttgaacacattttataaatatgtgaacacctgtctgctgttccttggtcttcgtgatccaggatgttctttaatgttctccaacaaacctctgaggccagaaacatcAGAACATCTGCAGTTAGACTCAATCAGCTGGACGTGGAGACTTCTAAAGGCAAgttgctgtattttattttagggtatcagagtaaagggggttgaaCATAAATGCAAATATTAATTCATAATTATTTACTACTACTTATAGATCaattacattaaaacacatGGAAACAATTTAATGAATTACCgtattttaaagcatttctttCTAGATCCCTCCATGCTGCACCTCTTCTGGTTTAATGAGTGaatgaagagccttgagacgacatgtgttgtgaattggtgctatataaataaactgaatttaatttaatgagaacatgtaaacatttGGCTCTCATGTGGTTTTAGTTTCTTTCCAGGTTTCATTGAATTTTTGtccactttttttaaatgtcttcacgTCTTTATGTTTGCGatcataaaaagaagaaaaggaacATCTCCATCCTCTCTATGGCTCTGAAGCCGAAACACTGGTTCCTGTTTCCAGAATCATCAAAACCAGAGCTTCTCAAAAACCATCAGACCCCAACATCACTAAGCAGAAGCCAAGAGCTGGTCttcccttcaaaataaaacacctcCTGCCTCCTTCGCAATAAAAGTGTTTCCTAGGTCAGTGAACTGCAGCTGACCTACACTGAGATATCAGATTTGGTTTGGACACGAGGACTGCAGGACATATTTAGAAGATAGCTCTGCCGGGACGCTGCCGAGCTCCACAGCTGTTGCCCTGTCTCAGTTTCATCTTCTCAGAAAGCTActgaacagaaccagaacaactTTCTGAGAAACAGAAGCAGAAAAGGAAAAAGTCACAGTTTAAGAAGCAGAACAGCAGCAGGGTTGGACGAAGGGACTGAAATTCAAGTTTCAGTTCTGGTTCCACATCTGAGTTCTGCAGAGGGTCTGATACAGGCTGGTAAACCTGGAGTTAAACTGGCAGCGAAGCTACAGCACTGTTCTGACCCTGTTtgcctgtgtgtatgtgtaatcGGACCTGCTGTTTACGGCCTCTGCAGCTGCTCTCAGAATCTGCAACACAACAACAGTACAAACAACCAGACAAAACACTGACAGAACCACTGAGAGAACCAGCGGGTTAACTGGGTTGTTGAATGTGGAGCAGGAGCCACGGAGCGGTTCTGTTTTAACCGGGTTTACTGGGttgtttaagatgtttttgttgctttatttttgttgttttctgaagGTAAGCACACAGGAAGTGGGTCACAGAGAGGAGGAAAACATGCAGCATAGGTCTCTGGGTTGGGCCGCTGAGCAGGGACAGCTGAGGACTAAGTCCTCTGTATATGGGTTGTGGCGCTATACCACTACTCCATGTTCCGAACCTTGCCTGGGTTTACTAGGTTTTCATGTTCTGCCTGCACATTCACACTCTCACCTTGCTGCTGACCCAGCACCCAGAAGCCCCTCCCCTATCACCCTTCTTTGTGCACAGTACTCTCACTCTCATTGGCTGAGAGCCTCCTAGGTAGCATGTGATTGGCTAAAGACCATTTCTTTAGAGACAGCTGGAGCATCTGAGTCAGCAGCTCAGATTTccatttctgtttctgcagaCAAAAATCAGGGCAACGTTTTGTATCCGAGGTCTTAATGTAGCAGCAGCCAATCACAGATGCACAACCAATTCCAGAGCGCATGAAGTGGGCCTGCAGAGGAGTCTGAACTGCCTGTACAGAACTGGGTTCCATGAGACCAAGCATCTAGAGCCAGGTGAATGTAATTCCTCTGCTGTCAGTACAACTGATCCAGATCATCAGGAGGAACCGGTAGTCgtttaaaaatattactgaaTGATTTCTGTAAGTGTGAATGGTTTAATTAGTCGGCAGCTGATTGTTGTGGTCGTGGTCAGTTCTACGTCAGTTACCTCCACCTGGTTTCCACCTCAGAACCCAAAGAGCTGAAAAGCTCCTTTATGTCAGTAGGCTCTGGGTCACAGTACCGGACAGAGTAATAAGAGTACTGCAGAGTAAACTCACATTATTGTACACTGCGATCTCTTCAGTGGGTTTCTGAGTCAGAACCACACCAAACatcacatttgtttatttttccaacagaagaaaactaaataataaaaacaatgctcGTACAAAACATTAAGAACACTCGGATAAAACTCTTTATAATCAGCAGTCGAGTCATAACCAGAACCATGGCCCAGAGAAGCATTGTTTTAGTAGATAGCCTCGTCCATGTTGTCATCGCTGTCCCCTTCAAAGTCCTCGCCGTTATCGAAGTACGACATGATATAATCTGTCTCCTGTGGGACGAAGAAACCAGTCAGTCATAAATAACACATACACACTCTTGTCTTACTGTATGTTGTCAGGACCTTGCATTGACtctcattgacttccattgatttctATTAAGTAATGTTTCCATTAAGTTAAGTAAAGATCTGCTGTTAGTGCATCCAGCGTTCATTTTAAATGGGTAATTGCGACAATCTTgtcttgaaaatgtatttctgacCTTCTGCAGAAAAGGAATCTGAGCCAGAGATTTCCCCAGATGAGACGGTGTCTCTAATCACGTCGAGTAAAGCGGTTTCCCCCTTGCGAGTAAGACGACAACGTAAGAAGCACCAGCATCACACGCCTTCCTGTCTGCCAGTCTGGGTAGGAGGAGCTACCCCCCAGCTGCTACTGAGAGCTGCGCCACGGTTCTTTGATCACCTTCGCTACTCAACTCATTGAGGTTGGACCTCCTGTTCTTCAGAacagttcatgtaagaggtggtgtctgggcagagaCAATTAGTTTAAGATGAACTAATCTAGaccttatttattttatggtggtttgctttgtttttggtgGTGGCTACCTGGTGAAGCTAATAGGAACTCTAAGCCTTGAGGCTAGTCgatttgtctgtgttttgttgtaaagttacgccaaactttattttaatgagtggtttaaacatagatctgcCATAACGCACCTGCTGGTGTTCATATACATCTTAATATTAGTATAAATGGTATTTAAACCCATATGAAACTAAAAGGGTTGGCAAATAAACTACTTTCCTTTGATAGCCAAAACCGCTAATGCTAGTGCCATCaaagtcaaatatttacatCTGACTCTTGATGGTCCACAGACGTTCCTCTCCgccattttagtagtccattacTCCAAGTGATGGTTAGttaaaatcatcatttattttgaaaaattatatttttcaaaatgttattttactaaaatattgttttatgtatgcttctgattttgcattgtgacttTATTGTTTTGAAGACGTACCAACTGTTGTCAttgattagttttaaaactaatttcttggtttcttggttttttaaacataaaaatccaCATTTAACTGTCATATCACTGAATGATTACAGTGGTTCCATTGTTTgtattagttttctttattctttgattctgcttggtagttttagttgaattgtactagctttgttcatttaaatatttttacttggagttgaattgtttttgttaataaagtcCTACATTTTAAGGAGAAGTTGTTGTtgttattccatgtgtgtgcagagtttgcggGTCAGTAATGCCAGTACTCGACTCACTCTTTCATCTACTGTTCTATTACCAGTGCCATATTGGACTGGTATTCCCAGGACAGTACTTGACAGACTGAATGGTTACATAATTAAATATTCAATAACATAAGCATATTATTGAACAACAACACACAcggcatcattattattattcatcctTGCCAGGTTGTAGGGGAAGGCAATGGCAATTTCCAGCTGAGAGATGTGGAAGACATGAGGGCACTAGTCCATCACAAGgcaccatcatcatcattattactattatcattaatattattcttattaataatattaaacaTGTAAAAGCAGGTTCTTTGAAGAAGTATACACTCCTCAaacattttttgcaaaacaaaataactaaacTACAACCCCGTTCCAGTGAAGTTGGGACGTTGATCTGCCAATCCTGTTCAACCTTTATGCAACTGAatccactacaaagacaagatatttattgtaatacatttactgttttttttattgtttattcacTCATGTTGGGTTTGATGCCTGCAGAATGGTGTCGCAGTAAAAGAGTGCAGTTTCTAGACTGGCCTGTAGTGGATTCAGTTGCATTTAGGTTGAACAGAATTTGCAAGTCattgttctctgtttttatttatgttccaCACAACGTCCCAACTGAATTCTATTTGTTTATATCATACCTGGTTTATCGTTTATATTTTTATGGGTAGATGAAAGCACTGTGTAAATAAGCTGTGCTTCATATTGGTCGCTCTGTGTAATTTATATTAACAGGTATTGTGTCTCACTGATCCCCAGTTTTAGTgctaaaatgctgtatttagaTAACATTGATGGAAATCAGTGGAACGTTCATTTTAGTGCCTCTTTTATTCAGAAACCCACCTTCCAGGCAGACTGGTTCTGGTTCCCTCTGGGACCGTGCCACTCACTACATGGAGGACGTGCTAAAGTAGCGTTTCTGCAGAGCACTAGAGCCAGTGTGCTGGCAGCACCTGAGCTGGCTCCACAGGAAGCACCTGTGGTCATGTGAGCTGATGTACACAGGTCACATGACCACAGGTGAGACCGAACACCTGAAGGTGGCTACCTGCAGGGTCACATGACCTCCCCTCACCTCCTCAAACTCTTCTTCGTCGTACTCCTCTTCAGCCTCGGCCTCCTCTTCCTTCTGTTTATTCTTCCCCTCGCCCTCTTCCTCAGAGCTCTCCTGCTCTTCCTTCTTCTCCAGTGTCTGAAAGGTCACATGACACAGGTCACATGATGTGAGTGTGGTTTAAACACCTGAAGCTGCCTCACAGGTGAGTAAGTTAACCTCTCCAGTCGGACTGGTTTCCAGTAAAACCAACTCTAGTTTGTCTTACCTCTAACTTGAGCAGCACTTCCTCTTTCTCGCcaaccttcttcttcttcatctctCCTGACTGCCCACCGCCCAGGCAGGTGAGTGCTGCCCCTGAGGACACAGAGCAAACTACTGCTGCTGTCACTGATTCAACAGCTGAGCCCACAAGGGTAAGCTGCTGGGGAAAATACATTTACTGGCAAGGTAATGAGATTACAGGGGGATGTAATCAGAGTACCGACCATCTCTGGATGGTTTCCTGATGCGGACCCGGAGCTCTTTGGGGAATCTCTTCCAgtctgaaacagaaacagcaggTTGACAGCAGGGCTTATTTATGCGAACAGAACCCAGCTCTCCTCGGCAGGTTCAACATGTCCGGGTTTCCTTTGACAGTTTTGTTTCAATTAATATTTGCTCTAAATGATCTATAGACATAACAATCATTCGGTCCAGTAGGGGGAGCTGTTGTGAATGTCCCTTTCTAGTCTCCAGACTACAGAGTTCTGGTTGGTTTTTGAACTGGTCTGAATTGAGTCGGTATCAAATGCCAAGAACTGAATGAAATCAATCGGAACAAAACTGAAGTGGACAAAGCCAGAATGAAACGGTCTGAACTGAACCAGGCTTAATCGAACAGAACTGGGGGTCACATTGGACCTCTCACCTATGATCCAGTCAGTGAGGCCGTCCATCTGCTCGCTGAGGTGATATTTATCAGAGTATCGTTCCACATCTAACAGGatgtacagagagaagattTTCACAATAAGAGTGCAGCTTCATCTATAAGCTGATTATTGATCAATGATTACTTGAATCAGACCTCGGTGCACAGCGGCCGGCTGGATGAAGCACGGCAGACTCCTCATGGCTCCTCTGAAGTCCTGTTTCAGTGCCGTCAGGTACTCTGCCTCCTCCCCACCTGTCAGGGGCAGGGGCTTCTGCTCAATCACctggaaaacaacagaaaagtCAACTACAGCTCCCAGAGAGCACTGCTGCCAACATTGTTACTATTGGTGCGTTTGATTTGTCCTCAGAAATCATATTTCCTGAGTTCCCAATCGGTACAACAAGAATTTCCTCTGAAGTCGGAAACGTCCACCTCTACAGCTGAAGGTTTAGAGCGACCCTGAGGTCAAAATCAAATATGGCTGCTGTGTCTATGAGATGTAGTGAACGCTGAAGGTATGAACTATTTATTATACATTCGGCTGCTAACAAAAGACTTTTTGACATTGATCAGGTGGTGTGTGGTCCAACACACACCCTGGACTTGGATCTAATTTTAAGTTTACATGGAGATTATTGACTCTGGTCTTTCTGATCATCTGTTCGTTTAATGTGATTTTAATCTGTTATGGTCAGCTCCGGGCTCACACACCTCTGGGCGCTCCCGTCACCTGATCAGCACACAGACGTGTTGCAGTTCTCAGCTGCTTTTAGAGCTTTCCtctctggagctcctccagcttGGAGATGTTGAGAAGCTCCTGAGGGATTTTAGATCTGTTTGTTTGAGTATTTGAGGATGTTGCTGTTCCTCTTAGATGCTGTAAACCTGCTCCAGAGCTGAGGCTCAATGAACACACACCGTGTGCTAAGAAGCACCTGCTGGAGCACAGAGAGATGATGGAAGAAGGACATGCCTATTATAGTTGCTCAGGTTTGACCCTTACCTGATGCTGCTACTTCACCTGTATTTCCTGCTGGTCTAGAACATTTTGAGCCTGTGACCACCTCTCAGATTTTTGGCATAGTTCAACACCTGAGGCCTTCATATTCTCCAGGTGACAGTCCCCCCAGACTCTTGACGAAGGTCTTTGGTGCTGTTGGTCCATGCTTAGTCGGTTTTCTTAGAACCTTTCTTTTCTTGGGTTGTTTTCCAGCCGCTTTTACAAATAGCAACCTGGACCCGAATGCTGTCACAAATTTTAGGCTAATTTCCAAGAGGTCCAACTTAAACGCGGTGGTCCTCAAGGCTGCATTTTAGGCCCTATTTGCTTCCACTGGGGtccatttttaaaaactataatGTGTAATTTCATTGTTATGCGGATGACATCCTAATTTATTTACCTTATAATCTGATGGATACGAGTTTACAAGATGTTAAaacatgaatggagctaaactTCCTCtgcttaaatgaaaataaaacggAGATCATTGGGTTTGGGGACTCTGACCTGCTGACAGGATGCAGCAGCGCTGTTGGCTCCAAAGACTCATCAGATTGTCcctttataaaatgtataaattttGACACACAGGTCACTGTATAGAAGTCCAGTCTAGCTTTTATCATCTGAGGTTAACTAGCAAAGCCGTATCTTCCTCATGATACCCTTGAAAGTAGAGATGAGATGGTAATTGAGGGCTGCTGGGTAACCAAATCATCAGGATCCGTTCACTTTAAAAAGGCAGTTCAAATGATTCGGTTTTGAAGATGTACATATTTCAAAGAACAAGCTATTTAACCCCTAATATAGtgttatatatacattttgtgaAACCTGGCTGGGTGAAATTCACAATAGTTTAATCATCTGCAGATAGtacaattaatatttttatttaaacggTGCAAAATTGCACCAAAGCATTTTCATGCAAAAAtctttatgtatatattttcataaaattaGGTATAAAAATCAAAATCTCAATATCAAATACTCATGTAGTTCTTTACTCCAGGTGTTGTACATTAATAGCATTTGATGCTGTTTGTGATATAGAAACTAAATAAAGAGCAAACAGTGAACCTGCTTGCTAACAAATCACTGGAAACATGAATCAACTAAAATGTGCACTTTTTGTTGCTCCACTCATTGTTTTCATCACTGAGCGAGGAGCGCATCGAGAGGAGAACTTGGCCGTCCAGCTGCATCGCCGTCGCACACGCCGCTACACGTGTGTCTGCCGCCATGACATGCGACCAAAACAAACAGTGAGCAATGCGTTGTACGCTCATACCTACCCCACCCCCTTCTGTTTCCATATTCAGTCGCCTCAGTATTATAGTATCatttaaaatgctgcagcacCTTCTATAATGGGACCGACCAGTCtctcctccaccatctccagG
This genomic stretch from Girardinichthys multiradiatus isolate DD_20200921_A chromosome 3, DD_fGirMul_XY1, whole genome shotgun sequence harbors:
- the polr3glb gene encoding RNA polymerase III subunit GL b yields the protein MMADRGRGRRTLSFIVDSVGISRGDSLPPAVQQPMPVFPVIEQKPLPLTGGEEAEYLTALKQDFRGAMRSLPCFIQPAAVHRDVERYSDKYHLSEQMDGLTDWIIDWKRFPKELRVRIRKPSRDGAALTCLGGGQSGEMKKKKVGEKEEVLLKLETLEKKEEQESSEEEGEGKNKQKEEEAEAEEEYDEEEFEEETDYIMSYFDNGEDFEGDSDDNMDEAIY